A genome region from Erigeron canadensis isolate Cc75 chromosome 3, C_canadensis_v1, whole genome shotgun sequence includes the following:
- the LOC122590737 gene encoding uncharacterized protein LOC122590737 produces the protein MSDDELPVYIISKFSSSLSSSSSSDGFEFLAFVALAAFEEYTASSSAHTRRYIWRDRHSAHERLMNMYFMDEPMFEDDVFRTRYHMSRRLVLKIVEDITASFQWFRSSANAAGIRGFSATQKCTCALQQLAYNNLADNYDERSSFSTRTTRECLDNFCIAIKYLYGEEYLRSPTSHDVALLYEAHEARHHFPGMIGSIDCTHWTWRNCPHSLRGQYHRGNHERPTIILEAVASYDLWFWHAYFGVSGSNNDISVLKQSPLFIPEVNGKSPEYGFTVNGRRYNR, from the coding sequence ATGTCTGACGATGAACTACCCGTGTATATAATCTCTAAATTCTCGTCGTCGttatcatcgtcatcatcttcTGACGGCTTCGAGTTTTTGGCTTTTGTTGCTCTTGCAGCCTTTGAAGAATACACTGCATCTTCTTCTGCACACACACGAAGATATATTTGGAGAGATCGACACTCGGCTCATGAAAGATTGATGAACATGTACTTTATGGATGAGCCGATGTTTGAGGATGATGTCTTCCGTACGAGATATCATATGTCGAGGAGGTTGGTTTTGAAAATCGTGGAAGATATCACTGCATCATTTCAATGGTTTCGCTCTTCGGCGAATGCGGCAGGTATTAGAGGGTTCTCGGCAACTCAAAAGTGCACTTGCGCGCTACAACAACTAGCGTACAACAACCTCGCCGACAACTATGATGAGAGGTCGTCGTTCTCTACTAGAACGACACGTGAGTGTCTAGACAACTTTTGCATTGCCATAAAGTACCTTTATGGTGAAGAGTATTTGCGTTCTCCGACTAGCCACGATGTTGCGCTTTTATATGAGGCGCATGAAGCCCGACATCATTTTCCTGGCATGATCGGTAGCATCGACTGTACCCACTGGACTTGGAGAAATTGTCCACATAGTTTGCGTGGGCAATACCACCGGGGTAATCATGAACGCCCAACTATCATACTTGAGGCcgttgcttcatatgatttaTGGTTTTGGCATGCGTATTTCGGTGTTTCAGGGTCAAACAATGACATCAGTGTTTTGAAGCAATCACCATTGTTTATTCCCGAAGTGAATGGGAAGTCTCCTGAGTACGGATTTACCGTAAACGGACGCCGTTACAACAGATGA
- the LOC122590620 gene encoding PRA1 family protein G2, with translation MTTMPSPPPSTTTYITIPISGTDVIFRSFQNLSTFLSHHRPWPEFLSTFSSFTCPNSFTRIQSNLKHFSINYGIITTSCAAVSLLGNPLRLLAFGLVFTLWLVFYFLREDPVVVYGHNVHDHVVTCGLVLVSFFCVLCLGFGWNLVVGIAVGALISVVHAVFRNDEGIYLDENDAVSEGLISPRVQSV, from the coding sequence ATGACAACAatgccatcaccaccaccatcaaccACCACCTACATCACCATCCCCATCTCCGGCACCGACGTCATATTCCGGTCATTCCAAAACCTATCAACATTCTTGTCACACCACCGTCCCTGGCCCGAATTCCTCTCCACATTTTCTTCCTTCACTTGTCCAAATTCTTTCACAAGAATCCAATCAAACTTGAAACATTTCTCAATTAACTACGGAATTATAACCACATCATGTGCCGCGGTTTCTTTGCTAGGAAACCCGCTTAGGTTGCTAGCATTTGGTCTTGTTTTCACATTATGgcttgtgttttattttttacgTGAAGATCCTGTGGTTGTATATGGACATAATGTGCATGATCATGTTGTGACTTGTGGGCTTGTTTTGGTTAGTTTTTTTTGTGTCTTGTGTTTAGGTTTTGGTTGGAATCTTGTCGTTGGGATCGCGGTTGGTGCTTTAATTTCGGTAGTTCATGCTGTTTTTCGTAACGATGAAGGGATTTATCTAGATGAAAATGATGCAGTTTCAGAAGGATTGATTTCACCTAGAGTTCAAAGTGTATAA
- the LOC122590741 gene encoding uncharacterized protein LOC122590741, giving the protein MNQETAPSAATKNLTIKISNLNQKPRKEILTNIVQATSPYNSPSLISPPSSAFVSALQSPYISPRATRDDPNHLQEHETATNSTTTGATTPTTFTHPSTPVSYCGSGNDDIPSTSYTPPSERYDFSDETKLKIVNCVPVTSSDASTNTNNVTAPRISFSFPVPRVSFQKGSFSPANAKLRSCDVYIGYHGQNPNLIRFCKWLKSELELQGIACFIADRAKYSDSQSHEIADRVICSATFGVVVVTKESVSSYLSLEEIRFFAQKKNLIPLFFDTDSNEVANLLAQNADSKECKEVIDGLMKAHDFKHEANEGNWRLCVSKTAGILKGRLGRMSVAEREIDNIDEIPYPKNKLFVGREKELAEIEMAFFGCADVENESNVNVSKGGTPGTSEGLADEESEVDRSRNGKFISLEVGKCKEPKLEAWVEPVIGRNSLKRPKYKKTKSGKYKSFVSGIVCINGDPGIGKTELALEFAHRYSHRYKMVLWVGGEARYFRQNILNLSLSLGLDVSADEEKERGRIRSFDEQETEAFKRVKREVFRDMPYLLIIDNLETEKDWWEGKDLHDLIPRNTGGSHVIITTRLPRVMSFDPMELQPLTLKDAFFIMKGRRKKEYPAQEIEILGKFSEKLRRSSFGLSVIGSLLSELAITPSTLFEAIDHIRLDEPVSHFDEVFWGSNKFLLKVLIFCITILHEANETRNVLASKMVMVGAWFAPLPVSASLLAAAATSISGSNNRLKKWAKCANMAFFCCSGFLENQTSKSEEDSALVLVKLGLARRANRHPGCHILFHTITQSFAKLKGGLLPAKATIHGIRKTGNPVLNADHLWASAFLVFGFKSEPPLVQLKANDMVFFIKKTALPLAIRAFTTFSRCNSSLELLKVCTNVLEEVEKSFVSQIQDWCHGSLCWKKKMNSHQRIDEYVWQDVTLLKATLLETRAKLLLRGGHFDNGEELCRTCISIRTVMLGHNHSQTLAAQETLAKLVRMRSKI; this is encoded by the coding sequence atgaatcaaGAAACTGCACCATCTGCAGCCACCAAAAAccttacaataaaaatatcaaatttaaatcaaaaaccaaGAAAAGAAATCTTGACAAACATTGTTCAAGCAACATCACCATATAACTCACCATCTTTAATCTCACCACCATCTTCTGCCTTTGTATCTGCACTGCAATCCCCTTATATATCTCCTAGAGCTACTCGAGATGACCCGAATCACCTGCAAGAACACGAAACAGCCACTAATAGTACTACTACTGGTGCCACTACTCCAACTACATTCACTCACCCATCCACCCCTGTTTCGTATTGTGGTTCGGGCAATGATGATATTCCAAGTACTTCCTACACTCCCCCTTCAGAAAGGTACGATTTTTCGGATGAAACGAAGCTCAAAATCGTCAACTGTGTCCCGGTAACTTCTTCTGATGCTAGTACTAATACTAATAATGTAACTGCACCTaggatttcattttcatttcctGTTCCAAGGGTTTCATTCCAAAAAGGGTCTTTTTCGCCTGCAAATGCAAAATTAAGAAGTTGTGATGTTTATATTGGATACCATGGGCAAAACCCGAACTTGATTAGGTTCTGCAAATGGCTTAAGTCAGAGTTGGAGTTACAGGGAATTGCTTGTTTTATTGCCGACAGAGCAAAATATTCGGATTCGCAGAGTCATGAAATTGCGGATAGAGTTATTTGTTCAGCCACATTTGGGGTTGTAGTGGTTACTAAAGAGAGTGTGTCAAGTTATTTAAGTCTAGAAGAGATTAGATTCTTTGCTCAAAAGAAGAATTTGATCCCGTTGTTCTTTGATACCGATTCAAATGAAGTTGCAAATCTTTTAGCTCAAAATGCAGACAGTAAAGAATGTAAAGAGGTGATAGACGGGTTGATGAAGGCACACGACTTTAAACATGAAGCAAACGAGGGTAATTGGCGGTTATGTGTGTCAAAGACAGCTGGGATATTGAAGGGAAGGCTTGGGAGAATGAGTGTGGCTGAAAGGGAAATAGATAATATCGATGAAATCCCTTATCCTAAGAACAAGTTGTTTGTGGGACGAGAAAAGGAGTTGGCGGAGATTGAAATGGCATTTTTTGGATGCGCGgatgttgaaaatgaaagtaATGTTAATGTTAGTAAAGGAGGAACACCGGGAACGTCAGAAGGACTTGCAGACGAAGAAAGTGAAGTTGATAGAAGTAGAAATGGGaagtttataagtttagaaGTTGGAAAGTGTAAAGAACCGAAGCTTGAAGCTTGGGTTGAGCCGGTTATTGGAAGAAACTCGCTAAAAAGGCCTAAATACAAGAAAACAAAGAGTGGGAAGTACAAAAGTTTTGTAAGTGGCATTGTGTGCATCAATGGAGATCCAGGAATTGGAAAAACTGAGTTGGCGTTAGAATTTGCTCATAGATATTCTCATAGATACAAGATGGTGTTATGGGTTGGTGGGGAAGCTCGGTATTTCAGACAAAACATACTGAATTTGTCATTGAGTCTAGGGTTAGATGTAAGCGCcgatgaagaaaaagaaagagggaGGATCAGAAGCTTTGATGAGCAAGAAACAGAAGCTTTCAAGAGGGTAAAACGGGAAGTATTTCGTGATATGCCATATCTACTGATCATTGATAATCTTGAAACAGAAAAAGATTGGTGGGAAGGGAAAGATTTACATGATTTGATACCAAGAAACACAGGTGGTTCACATGTTATTATAACAACTAGGCTCCCAAGAGTAATGAGCTTTGATCCAATGGAACTTCAGCCACTGACACTGAAAGATGCATTCTTTATAATGAAAGGAAGACGAAAGAAAGAATATCCTGCTCAAGAAATTGAAATTCTTGGAAAGTTTAGTGAGAAACTGAGAAGATCGAGTTTTGGGTTGTCAGTGATCGGATCATTACTTTCTGAACTTGCAATCACACCCTCCACCCTCTTTGAAGCCATTGATCATATCCGTTTAGATGAACCCGTGTCTCATTTTGATGAAGTATTTTGGGGAAGCAATAAGTTTCTACTCAAAGTCTTGATCTTTTGCATTACTATTTTGCATGAAGCTAACGAGACTAGAAACGTTCTTGCCTCAAAGATGGTTATGGTTGGAGCCTGGTTTGCTCCATTACCCGTGTCAGCAAGTTTACTAGCAGCGGCTGCAACCAGCATAAGTGGTTCAAACAACCGGTTAAAGAAATGGGCCAAGTGTGCAAACATGGCTTTCTTTTGTTGTTCGGGGTTTCTAGAGAACCAAACTTCAAAGAGTGAAGAAGATTCTGCTCTTGTGTTAGTCAAATTAGGGCTTGCCAGACGAGCAAATAGACATCCCGGATGCCACATTTTGTTTCACACCATAACTCAAAGTTTCGCAAAACTTAAAGGGGGTTTACTCCCAGCAAAAGCAACGATCCATGGCATAAGGAAAACAGGAAACCCTGTTTTAAATGCAGACCATCTTTGGGCTTCTGCTTTTCTTGTATTTGGGTTCAAATCCGAGCCACCATTAGTCCAACTAAAAGCCAACGACATGGTTTTCTTCATCAAGAAAACAGCTCTCCCTTTAGCAATAAGGGCGTTTACTACATTTTCAAGGTGCAACTCATCCTTGGAGCTACTAAAAGTCTGCACAAATGTTCTTGAAGAAGTGGAAAAATCGTTTGTGTCACAGATTCAAGATTGGTGCCACGGATCACTTTGttggaagaaaaagatgaaCTCACACCAGAGAATCGACGAATATGTATGGCAAGACGTGACACTTTTGAAGGCTACTTTATTAGAGACaagagcgaaattgttgttaagAGGTGGACATTTTGACAACGGTGAAGAGCTGTGTCGGACGTGTATTAGTATCAGAACAGTGATGCTTGGCCATAATCATTCACAAACTTTGGCTGCTCAAGAAACCTTAGCAAAATTAGTTAGAATGAGGAGTAAGATATAG
- the LOC122591589 gene encoding WPP domain-interacting protein 2, producing the protein MELGNECLDDIEKSGESVSDVKNNGNHEVENIDRKVLDGDEESVKKAVKTKGRGLKKWRRIRRAEPGKETSNSVDDSNRKRGMSVFPTGMKQRSDGGGSSSSTNAVSNVVVNGLDRVGLGQGFDIASRADSENSRSSTGASAPPRMNHELPMLGQGIDRNVRNVGGMGYGISVKGDGREKGLKKAKGVRIKKENSISSMESDSRSNNFVFMQGASSMTSNGRRNGRSGNYEEDDSDDGRNGDGCLNEGGGITFSKNEGDFEDVFQNLAGQISWGVNGDKADGHVGSEIRNTLLESIMPLQLAQEALEREVQKLRDVGQESTLSSDNSVQPSGSTFVDEEWQFSNSNQVALQSKLEEALAMLKLKDTKISKLESALNAEDIKSKHEELLTQRISAELEYLVIVNTIQNIKAEDSINLVKCTIQQTNVPAVEPVQLDDACIQEDAKNLENRVSDYAYYFTLQLVLLLVVLYLFVLKFSNQTVEIIPT; encoded by the exons ATGGAATTAGGAAATGAGTGTTTAGATGATATCGAAAAGAGCGGTGAGAGTGTGAGTGATGTGAAAAATAATGGAAATCATGAAGTTGAAAATATTGATAGGAAGGTATTGGATGGTGATGAAGAGAGTGTAAAAAAGGCGGTGAAAACAAAAGGGAGAGGTTTAAAGAAATGGAGAAGGATTCGTAGGGCGGAACCGGGTAAGGAAACGAGTAATAGTGTAGACGATAGTAATAGGAAAAGAGGTATGAGTGTTTTTCCTACTGGAATGAAACAGAGGAGTGACGGAGGAGGGTCTAGTTCGTCGACCAATGCTGTGTCGAATGTCGTTGTGAATGGTTTGGATCGTGTAGGTTTAGGTCAGGGATTTGATATTGCGTCTAGGGCGGATTCTGAAAACAGTAGGTCTTCGACGGGAGCTAGTGCTCCTCCGAGGATGAATCATGAGTTGCCTATGTTGGGACAAGGAATTGATAGGAATGTGAGGAATGTTGGTGGGATGGGATATGGTATTTCGGTGAAAGGTGATGGACGCGAGAAAGGGTTGAAAAAGGCTAAAGGGGTTAGGATTAAGAAGGAGAATTCGATTTCTAGTATGGAGTCTGATTCTAGAAGCAACAATTTTGTGTTTATGCAGGGTGCTAGCTCTATGACGAGCAATGGTAGGCGGAATGGGAGGTCGGGGAATTATGAGGAAGATGATAGTGATGATGGTCGTAATGGTGATGGATGTTTAAATGAGGGAGGAGGAATTACGTTTAGTAAAAATGAGGGTGATTTTGAAGATGTTTTCCAAAATTTAGCGGGTCAGATATCTTGGGGGGTTAATGGTGACAAGGCTGATGGTCATGTGGGGTCAGAGATTCGGAATACTCTGTTGGAATCGATTATGCCACTCCAGCTGGCTCAAGAAGCACTTGAGAGAG AAGTCCAGAAATTAAGGGATGTTGGTCAAGAGTCTACACTATCCTCTGATAATTCAGTTCAACCATCAGGATCTACTTTTGTCGATGAAGAGTGGCAATTTAGTAACAGCAATCAGGTTGCTTTACAGAGCAAACTTGAGGAGGCCCTTGCTATGCTTAAGCTCAAGGATACCAAGATTTCTAAGCTTGAATCCGCCTTGAATGCCGAAGACATAAAAAGCAAGCATGAGGAACTCTTGACACAAAGAATTTCTGCCGAATTGGAATATCTAGTCATAGTGAATACAATTCAAAACATCAAGGCGGAGGATTCTATAAATCTAGTCAAATGTACCATACAACAAACGAACGTCCCAGCAGTAGAGCCAGTTCAACTTGATGATGCATGTATACAAGAAGATGCTAAGAACCTGGAAAATAGGGTATCCGATTATGCATATTATTTTACACTCCAGTTGGTTTTACTTCTTGTAGTCTTGTATCTATTTGTCTTGAAGTTTTCTAACCAAACTGTGGAGATTATACCTACTTAG